The sequence CAGGCCCTTGACCAGGGGCAGGGCGGCGCCGATGTTGGCCGCCAGCCGCAGCCCACCGCTGGCCTTCTGGGAGCGGTTGACGGCGTCGTAGAGGCTGAGGGCGCGGCCATAGCCCTCATGGCGGGCGCGGCTGAGTGTGTCGGCGCGGGCACGCACCTGGGCGATCAGCTGGGGATCGCTGCTGCCCAGCACCTCGGCGATCAGCAGCTCGGGCTGGGTGGTGTTCCGCCAGGTTCCCGGCACCAGGGTGCTGATGCCCTTGAGGGCCAGCACGGTGAGGTTGCGCCGGGGCAGGCGCTCCAGTCGTTCCAGAACAGTGCGGCTCATGCGGGGTTCGGGGCGGGATCGAGCGCCGGCCGGGCCGGTTTGAGGGCCTGGCGGGTTCCCTTGGGCTGGGGCAGGGCGGCCAGGCCGGGCAGGTCGAAGGCTTCCAGTAGCTCATGGCGCTGGGTGAGGTCCAGCCCCTTCTCCTGGCCGATCACCTTCACCTGGAAGCGCTCGGCCACCAGCAGGGCACTGGCCTGCTGGCCCTGCTCCACCAGGGGCCAGCCCTTGAGGCTGTCGGCGCTGCTCCGGAACTTCTCACGCGCCTCAGGCGCCGTGGTGGTGTCGGAGATGGCCAGCAGGGCCAGGGCCTCACCACCCTGCTTGAGGCGGGCCTGGCTGAAGCCCCGCTTCTCCTGGGTGAACACCAGCTCCTCGCCGGGTCCGGGGGTGGGAAACAGGCGGTTGAAGGCGCTGCCGTTCACCACGGCGCTGGTGGGGATGTCGCCCACCGTGACGCCGGGCATCCACTGCGAGAACGGCAGCAGCAGCAGGCCCGCGATCAGGAGTGCGGAGCCCAGAACCAGGGCAAGGCCCAAGCGCAGCAGGCGGGACATGGCGAGCAGTGATGAGGCTGAACTGTTGCTAGTCGTCGCCAGGCCACCTGTCCGGGTGCCGGCTGGAGTCGTCACGCAAAGTGACGCCTGAAGAAGGCCTCCGTGGCCTCCAGCACCTGCACCTGCACGCTGCCGCTGCGGAAACCATGGCCTTCGCCGGCGAAGCGGTGCACCTCCACCGGCACTCCCCGGGCTTCCAGGGCGGCGGCCATGCTGTCGGTCTGCTCGGGTGGCACCACGGTGTCCTCCAGGCCCTGAAAGAAGATCACCGGGCAGTGGATCTGCCCGGCGTGCTCCAAGGGCGACCTGGCGCGATAGGTGGCTTCGGCTGCGGGCCAGGGGCCGATCAGCCCATCGAGGTAGCGCGCCTCGAAGCGATGGCTCTGCCGGGCCAGGGCCGCCGGATCGGCAACGCCGTAACGGCTTGCCCCCGCCTGGAACACCTCGGTGAAACAGAGGGCTGCCAGGGCCGTGAAGCCACCGGCGCTGCCGCCCTCGATGGCAATCCGCTCGCGGCTGGCCGCGGCTGCGGCCACGAGGGCCTCGGCGGCGGCGGCGCAGTCGGCCACATCCACCACGCCCCACTGGCCATCGAGCCGCTCCCGGTAGGCGCGGCCGAAACCGGTGGAGCCGCCGTAGTTCACATCCACCACCCCCCAGCCGCGGCTGGTCCAGAACTGGATGGCCAGCTGCAGGCCCCGGCGGGCCATGCCGGTGGGGCCGCTGTGGCCCTTCACCAGCAGGGGGGAAGCAGCCGTGGCGCCCCCCCTGGGCGGGTGGAACCAGGCATGGGTGCGGGCCCCGCCGTGGCCCTCGAACCAGAGGGCCTGGGGTGGATCGATCTGCTCGGCCTTGAGGGGGGCGGGGGCCGCGGCAGTGTGGCGCCAGCTGCCGCCGGCCAGCTCCAGCTCCAGCAAACCCTGCGGGGTGGTGGGATTGGCAGCCAGGGCCAGCACGGAGCCAGCGGCGGCATCCAGGCCCGCCAGATCGTCAAACGGCATGGCCAGGGGCTGCCAGGCCGCGGCGCTGCCGGCCTTGGGGCCCTCGAGGGCCACCTGGCCCAGTTCCCAGCTGCCGGAGCGGCAGGCCG is a genomic window of Cyanobium sp. NS01 containing:
- a CDS encoding prolyl oligopeptidase family serine peptidase, yielding MTPRQVPDSLPAATAVGRTAGFLEPRLWGPHRLWLEQRPQEQGRTTLMLRCGDTGPVSELTPPPWNLRSRLHGYGGGAYAIAGGDLVFVHDGDRCLWHLPLDPASGRPLAEPRRLTPPDRGDGSGAEAAVLADGLIDQGRRRWIGVLEQDGRDQLVSVPLPGPLAGDQPGGHLPLPLHQAEDFCAYPCLSPDGGQLAWVEWQQPFMPWQRSQLWLAELDGQGTLLQPRVVAGSGPGDPRGISVFQPLWIGPHALVVASDESGWWNLQRLDTAQPGPPRWQPLLPLQAEFALPQWVSGLRTTAWDGSVLVAAACRSGSWELGQVALEGPKAGSAAAWQPLAMPFDDLAGLDAAAGSVLALAANPTTPQGLLELELAGGSWRHTAAAPAPLKAEQIDPPQALWFEGHGGARTHAWFHPPRGGATAASPLLVKGHSGPTGMARRGLQLAIQFWTSRGWGVVDVNYGGSTGFGRAYRERLDGQWGVVDVADCAAAAEALVAAAAASRERIAIEGGSAGGFTALAALCFTEVFQAGASRYGVADPAALARQSHRFEARYLDGLIGPWPAAEATYRARSPLEHAGQIHCPVIFFQGLEDTVVPPEQTDSMAAALEARGVPVEVHRFAGEGHGFRSGSVQVQVLEATEAFFRRHFA